Proteins encoded within one genomic window of Hermetia illucens chromosome 2, iHerIll2.2.curated.20191125, whole genome shotgun sequence:
- the LOC119649892 gene encoding vasotab-like, which produces MIIQVQILLLAIITIAAGDHPVKTQRCPTYCSLEYDPVCTVLYGRYREFGNQCELNSFNCRQNLDLQGRRGECPEGRPPRGRDRGKKVNNEEYVKVSLLDIL; this is translated from the exons ATGATAATTCAAGTACAAATATTGCTGCTAGCAATAA TAACCATTGCTGCTGGAGACCACCCAGTCAAAACGCAACGCTGCCCAACCTATTGTTCTTTAGAGTATGATCCTGTGTGCACTGTGCTGTACGGACGATATAGGGAATTCGGAAACCAATGCGAATTGAATAGTTTCAACTGTCGACAGAATTTAG ATTTGCAAGGGAGAAGGGGTGAATGCCCAGAGGGAAGACCGCCAAGAGGTAGAGATCGTGGGAAGAAAGTCAACAATGAGGAATATGTGAAAGTTTCGTTGTTGGACATTTTGTAA